In Nitrosophilus labii, the following proteins share a genomic window:
- a CDS encoding anthranilate synthase component I family protein: MIFSNSFLLDEFTPIAIYEKIKNYFPKETTFLFESVVYTSEGNFSYIVAGEKERVWHKEGKSFYKNEKGEIEEIEENPLIFLKNYYKKIDIEYYKKCSKELGVGFIDGFIGYIGYDMVAKFEPVLKKYMENLKDETNIPDFDMIRPKLIVAYSHKNSKLTLITSEEEIKNQIFNKLKSDLLGTYAYTPLKPAKIIDEAYFAFSKEEFFEMVKKSKEMIRSGDVFQIVMSNRLIQKAVVDRFSFYRALRSLNPSPYLYLLEYNDFAIAGSSPEVMIRLTDERILLRPIAGTRKRGKDIKRDKELEYEMINDPKEKAEHIMLVDLGRNDVGRVAKKGTVEVSALMRVEKYSHVMHMVSDVEAELDPKYDMFDLFMATFTAGTMTGAPKIRAMELIAEFEGLKRGYYSGSIGYFGFNSNMDSAITIRTALIKDNEIILQAGAGIVADSKPELEYLEVKNKLGALMNTLKILSEIQT; the protein is encoded by the coding sequence ATGATATTTTCAAATAGTTTTTTACTTGATGAATTTACGCCTATTGCTATTTACGAAAAGATCAAAAACTATTTTCCCAAAGAGACGACTTTTTTGTTCGAAAGCGTAGTATATACGAGTGAAGGAAATTTCAGCTATATAGTTGCGGGAGAAAAAGAGAGAGTATGGCATAAAGAGGGAAAAAGTTTTTATAAAAACGAAAAAGGCGAAATAGAGGAAATTGAGGAAAATCCTCTTATTTTTTTAAAAAACTACTATAAAAAAATCGATATTGAGTACTATAAAAAGTGCTCGAAAGAGCTTGGCGTAGGTTTTATTGACGGTTTTATAGGTTATATCGGGTACGATATGGTTGCTAAATTTGAACCTGTTTTAAAAAAGTATATGGAAAATCTAAAAGATGAAACGAATATACCAGACTTTGATATGATAAGACCAAAGCTTATCGTAGCCTATTCACATAAAAACTCAAAACTAACACTAATAACCTCTGAAGAAGAGATAAAAAATCAAATCTTTAACAAACTAAAATCCGATCTGCTCGGTACTTATGCTTATACTCCGCTAAAACCGGCTAAAATCATCGATGAAGCCTATTTTGCTTTTAGCAAAGAAGAGTTTTTTGAAATGGTTAAAAAGTCAAAAGAGATGATTAGAAGCGGAGACGTTTTTCAGATAGTAATGTCAAATAGACTTATACAAAAAGCCGTAGTCGATAGGTTTAGTTTCTATAGAGCTTTAAGAAGTTTAAATCCATCACCCTATCTTTATCTTTTGGAGTATAATGATTTTGCTATCGCAGGAAGCTCGCCTGAAGTCATGATAAGACTAACTGACGAAAGAATTTTACTAAGGCCGATTGCCGGAACTAGAAAAAGAGGAAAAGATATAAAAAGAGACAAAGAACTCGAATATGAGATGATAAACGATCCCAAAGAGAAAGCCGAGCATATTATGCTTGTGGATCTTGGCAGAAACGATGTTGGACGAGTTGCAAAAAAAGGTACGGTAGAGGTTTCTGCTCTTATGAGAGTTGAAAAATATTCTCATGTAATGCATATGGTAAGCGATGTGGAGGCCGAGCTTGATCCTAAATATGATATGTTCGATCTTTTTATGGCAACTTTTACGGCAGGAACAATGACTGGGGCTCCTAAGATTAGAGCTATGGAGCTGATTGCCGAGTTTGAAGGACTAAAAAGAGGCTATTATAGCGGAAGTATAGGATATTTTGGATTTAACAGCAATATGGATAGCGCTATTACCATAAGAACGGCTCTTATAAAAGATAACGAGATAATACTACAAGCAGGCGCTGGTATAGTTGCCGATAGTAAACCTGAACTAGAGTATCTAGAGGTCAAAAACAAACTTGGCGCTTTGATGAATACTTTAAAAATATTAAGCGAGATACAAACATGA
- a CDS encoding SPOR domain-containing protein, which yields MDIFNSKEPEKQEKKEFSNELDDIILDKKDKKIDIKKIALLAGSVILLLIIVISIVKITSGDNETENEDFFATESATPTEDKIDEDYKQVPIIKEETTEPEEKFEKIVEEVIEEQKTEDLQKTTPAQEFDKKPVKKTQQKKEIQADTKISDKKTYKTVTKGEYYIQVGAFYKFSPNKKFLDKIQKSGYDYIIKTVIKNSSEVKKVLIGPYKTRAEAKKALSSIKKTVKKDAFIVRIKE from the coding sequence ATGGATATTTTCAATTCAAAAGAGCCTGAAAAACAGGAGAAAAAAGAGTTTTCAAATGAACTTGATGATATAATTCTCGATAAAAAAGATAAAAAAATAGATATTAAAAAAATTGCTCTGCTAGCTGGAAGCGTAATACTTCTGCTGATTATTGTAATCTCCATAGTAAAAATAACATCCGGCGACAATGAAACGGAAAATGAAGATTTTTTCGCAACGGAGTCTGCTACACCTACGGAAGATAAAATAGATGAAGATTATAAACAAGTACCTATTATAAAAGAAGAAACAACTGAACCTGAAGAGAAATTTGAAAAAATAGTTGAAGAGGTTATAGAAGAGCAAAAAACTGAAGATTTACAAAAAACTACTCCTGCGCAAGAGTTCGATAAAAAACCAGTTAAAAAGACTCAACAAAAAAAAGAGATTCAAGCAGATACTAAAATAAGTGACAAAAAAACTTACAAAACGGTCACTAAAGGAGAATACTACATTCAAGTAGGCGCCTTTTACAAGTTTTCGCCAAATAAAAAATTTTTAGATAAAATTCAAAAAAGCGGATACGACTATATTATAAAAACCGTAATTAAAAACAGTAGTGAAGTAAAAAAAGTTTTAATAGGACCTTACAAAACAAGAGCCGAAGCTAAAAAAGCGCTTTCAAGTATCAAAAAAACAGTTAAAAAAGATGCATTTATAGTTAGGATAAAAGAATGA
- a CDS encoding serine hydroxymethyltransferase produces the protein MSILRDYDSEVYQIIENELKRQTDHLEMIASENFTSPAVMEAMGSVFTNKYAEGYPGKRYYGGCENADAIENLAIQRAKKLFGCEYVNVQPHSGSQANQAVYMALLKPYDKILGMDLSHGGHLTHGAKVSSSGKLYQSFFYGVNSEGWIDYDRVLDIAKIVKPKIIVCGASAYPREIDFKKFREIADEVGAILFADIAHIAGLVAAGEHPSPFPYCDVVTTTTHKTLRGPRGGMIMTNDPDIAKKINSAIFPGIQGGPLVHVIAAKAVGFGENLKPEWKEYAKQVKKNASVLAEVLIKRGYNVVSGGTDNHLILVSFLDKDFSGKDADEALGRAGITVNKNTVPGETRSPFVTSGIRIGSPALTSRGMKEKEFELIATRIADILDDINNTKLQAKVKDELMELARNFVIYEQPTY, from the coding sequence ATGAGTATTTTAAGAGATTATGACAGTGAAGTTTATCAGATAATCGAAAATGAACTGAAAAGACAAACCGATCATCTTGAGATGATAGCTAGTGAAAACTTTACCAGTCCAGCCGTGATGGAGGCTATGGGAAGCGTTTTTACTAACAAATACGCCGAAGGATATCCCGGAAAGAGATATTATGGAGGCTGCGAAAACGCCGATGCTATAGAAAATCTAGCTATACAAAGAGCTAAAAAACTGTTTGGATGCGAATATGTAAATGTTCAACCACACTCTGGAAGTCAAGCAAACCAAGCGGTTTATATGGCTCTTTTGAAACCGTATGACAAGATTTTGGGAATGGATTTAAGTCATGGAGGTCATCTAACTCACGGAGCAAAAGTAAGCTCTAGCGGCAAACTTTACCAAAGCTTTTTTTACGGCGTAAATAGTGAGGGTTGGATAGATTACGATAGAGTTTTAGACATAGCAAAAATCGTAAAACCAAAAATTATTGTCTGTGGAGCTAGCGCTTATCCTAGAGAGATAGATTTCAAAAAATTTAGAGAGATAGCAGACGAAGTTGGAGCTATACTTTTTGCGGATATAGCACATATAGCCGGCCTAGTAGCAGCCGGAGAACACCCAAGTCCGTTTCCATACTGTGATGTGGTAACTACTACTACTCACAAAACTTTAAGAGGTCCAAGAGGCGGTATGATAATGACAAATGATCCTGATATTGCAAAAAAAATAAACAGTGCTATCTTTCCTGGAATTCAAGGCGGACCTTTAGTTCACGTAATAGCGGCAAAAGCCGTAGGTTTTGGAGAAAATCTAAAGCCTGAATGGAAAGAGTACGCAAAACAGGTTAAGAAAAACGCTTCCGTTTTAGCCGAAGTTTTAATAAAAAGAGGATACAACGTAGTTAGCGGCGGAACGGACAACCACCTTATTCTTGTTAGCTTCTTGGATAAAGATTTTAGCGGAAAAGATGCAGATGAAGCTTTAGGAAGAGCAGGAATTACTGTCAACAAAAACACGGTTCCAGGGGAAACAAGAAGTCCTTTTGTAACTAGCGGGATCAGGATAGGAAGCCCCGCACTAACTAGCAGAGGTATGAAAGAGAAAGAGTTTGAACTTATCGCTACTAGAATCGCCGATATTTTAGATGATATAAACAACACCAAGCTTCAGGCAAAAGTTAAAGATGAGCTTATGGAGCTTGCAAGAAATTTCGTTATCTACGAACAACCCACTTACTAA
- the lysS gene encoding lysine--tRNA ligase, whose translation MIFDNQYEKLRIQKANELRDAGVNPYGTGFKKEITNKEFLEKFAYVKDLEEKKDYSKKVSLIGRIKFLRLMGKAAFAKIEDDTGVVQIYFNKDALGDEWFKKVKKLIEVGDIIEAYGYPFITKTGELTLHVEKLNLVTKAIIPLPEKYHGLQDKELRYRQRYLDMIMNPEVRDIFRTRSKVVSFIREFFEKQGFLEVETPMMHPIPGGANARPFITHHNALGIDRYLRIAPELYLKRLVVGGFEAVFEINRNFRNEGMDATHNPEFTMIEFYWAYHTYEDLMKLTEDLFDYIFEKLSLPKQLTYGEYTIDFTTPFKRVKYKDAIVQIGGVDPEIVENRDKIIEFLKSKDIEVDERLPLGSLQAELFDNFVEKKLINPTFVTHFPIDISPLARRSDEDPNIAERFELFIAGKEIANGFNELNDPLDQYERFKEQVANKEVDDEAMHMDEDFVRALGYGMPPTAGEGIGIDRLVMLLTNQHTIRDVILFPAMKPKTDETKQNEKKEEE comes from the coding sequence TTGATTTTTGACAACCAGTATGAGAAACTAAGAATCCAAAAAGCCAATGAACTAAGAGACGCGGGAGTAAATCCTTATGGAACCGGTTTCAAAAAAGAGATTACCAATAAAGAGTTTTTAGAAAAATTTGCATACGTAAAAGATTTAGAAGAAAAAAAAGATTATTCAAAAAAGGTTTCTTTAATAGGTAGAATCAAATTTTTAAGACTTATGGGTAAAGCGGCATTTGCGAAAATTGAAGATGATACGGGAGTAGTTCAGATCTATTTTAACAAAGACGCTCTTGGAGATGAATGGTTTAAAAAAGTAAAAAAGCTGATTGAAGTAGGTGATATCATAGAAGCTTACGGATATCCCTTCATTACAAAAACCGGTGAGCTTACACTACATGTAGAAAAACTAAATCTTGTTACAAAAGCGATAATTCCTCTTCCCGAAAAATATCATGGACTTCAAGATAAAGAGTTAAGATATCGACAAAGATATCTTGATATGATTATGAATCCCGAAGTACGAGATATTTTCAGAACTAGAAGCAAGGTAGTTAGTTTTATAAGAGAGTTTTTTGAAAAACAGGGCTTTTTAGAAGTTGAAACGCCTATGATGCACCCAATCCCAGGAGGTGCAAACGCCAGACCTTTTATAACTCACCACAACGCTTTAGGCATTGATAGATATCTAAGAATCGCACCGGAACTATATCTAAAAAGATTGGTCGTAGGCGGTTTTGAAGCAGTTTTTGAGATAAACAGAAACTTTAGAAACGAAGGGATGGATGCTACTCACAACCCTGAATTTACGATGATTGAATTTTACTGGGCATATCACACTTACGAAGATTTAATGAAGCTAACAGAGGATCTTTTTGATTATATTTTTGAAAAACTCTCTCTTCCAAAACAGCTAACATACGGTGAATATACAATTGACTTTACAACACCTTTTAAAAGAGTAAAATATAAAGACGCAATTGTCCAAATAGGCGGAGTTGATCCTGAAATAGTTGAAAATAGAGATAAAATTATAGAGTTTTTAAAATCAAAAGATATAGAGGTTGACGAAAGACTACCTTTAGGCTCTTTGCAGGCTGAACTTTTTGATAATTTTGTTGAAAAGAAGCTGATAAATCCAACATTTGTTACACACTTTCCTATCGATATAAGTCCTCTTGCTAGAAGAAGCGATGAAGATCCAAATATAGCAGAGAGATTCGAACTCTTCATTGCCGGAAAAGAGATAGCAAACGGTTTTAACGAGCTTAACGATCCTTTGGATCAATATGAAAGATTTAAAGAGCAAGTAGCCAATAAAGAAGTTGACGACGAAGCAATGCACATGGATGAAGATTTTGTTAGAGCTTTGGGTTACGGTATGCCTCCTACTGCGGGAGAAGGTATAGGCATAGATAGATTGGTAATGCTGCTAACCAATCAACACACTATAAGAGACGTTATTTTATTTCCCGCAATGAAACCAAAAACAGACGAAACAAAACAAAACGAAAAAAAGGAAGAAGAATGA
- a CDS encoding CvpA family protein: MDGFSYFDLVVGIIVILLGLKGLIDGFIKEVFGLIGIIGGIYIGSHYGQNVGEFISQNIFQIKNPAALSFVGFLITLAAFWLAMLLVGKLFAKLSSASGMGLIDRIAGFLFGAAKIFLILSVIVFAVSNIEAAKNTVEKYTKNSLLFPLMEKTGSYIIKLNPKEITQKVEEKTTQVQEDIKKSIKNETIKQIKEKIEQTLENNETKK; this comes from the coding sequence ATGGATGGCTTCTCATATTTTGACTTAGTAGTTGGCATCATTGTTATTCTTTTGGGTTTAAAAGGACTCATTGACGGCTTTATCAAAGAGGTTTTTGGACTTATAGGAATAATAGGCGGTATTTATATAGGTTCACATTACGGGCAAAATGTTGGTGAGTTTATAAGTCAAAATATTTTTCAGATAAAAAATCCTGCCGCTCTCTCTTTTGTGGGATTTTTAATAACTTTAGCGGCTTTTTGGCTAGCAATGTTACTAGTTGGAAAACTATTTGCAAAGCTAAGCAGCGCAAGCGGTATGGGACTTATAGATAGAATAGCGGGTTTTTTGTTCGGTGCCGCAAAAATTTTTTTGATACTTTCGGTTATCGTTTTCGCAGTTTCTAATATCGAAGCAGCAAAAAACACGGTTGAAAAATATACTAAAAACTCACTCCTTTTCCCTTTAATGGAAAAAACGGGAAGCTACATCATAAAACTAAATCCTAAAGAGATTACCCAAAAAGTGGAAGAGAAAACCACTCAGGTACAAGAAGATATCAAAAAGAGTATCAAAAACGAAACTATTAAACAGATAAAAGAGAAAATCGAACAAACTCTTGAAAACAACGAAACAAAAAAATAG
- a CDS encoding type IV pilus twitching motility protein PilT produces MSELDIRKLLKSVIAYKASDLHLVSGSEPQIRIDGKLIPLNLPKLDGKQIEEMCYGIITDKQKKIFEEEGELDFALMVPNVGRFRVNYYTTLGDIAAAFRIIPLKVPTLEDINAPEIFYQIIKREKGLILVTGPTGSGKSTTLAAMLNEINTHERKHILTIEDPVEFVHENKKSLFSHREVGSDTKSFAIALKYALREDPDIILIGEMRDKETISAALTAAETGHLVLGTLHTNSASQTVNRIIDVFSGDEQPQVRAMLSTSLVAVISQALIPKIGGGRVATFEILINTPAIANLIRENKTHQIYSQMQLNQQQTGMQTQTQVILKLLKNHVISKEDALRYSNRPEELKNLIQAL; encoded by the coding sequence ATGAGTGAGTTGGACATAAGAAAACTTTTAAAAAGTGTTATAGCTTATAAAGCCTCAGATCTACACTTGGTTAGCGGAAGCGAACCACAAATAAGAATCGACGGCAAACTGATTCCTTTAAATCTTCCTAAGTTAGACGGTAAACAGATTGAGGAGATGTGTTACGGCATAATTACGGATAAACAGAAAAAGATTTTCGAAGAAGAGGGTGAGCTGGATTTTGCTTTAATGGTGCCAAATGTTGGAAGATTCAGAGTAAACTACTACACTACTTTAGGTGATATTGCAGCCGCATTTAGGATAATTCCTCTAAAAGTTCCAACACTAGAAGATATAAACGCCCCTGAAATCTTTTATCAGATAATCAAAAGGGAAAAAGGTCTAATCCTAGTAACCGGACCTACAGGAAGCGGTAAATCAACTACTCTAGCTGCCATGTTAAACGAGATAAATACACATGAAAGAAAACATATCCTAACAATTGAAGATCCTGTAGAGTTTGTTCATGAAAATAAAAAATCACTATTTTCCCACAGAGAAGTAGGCTCAGATACAAAATCTTTTGCAATCGCTTTGAAATATGCGTTGCGGGAAGATCCAGATATTATATTGATCGGTGAGATGAGGGATAAAGAGACTATCTCAGCGGCATTAACGGCGGCGGAAACAGGTCATTTGGTTCTTGGAACTTTGCATACAAACTCGGCATCTCAAACCGTAAACAGAATTATTGACGTATTTAGCGGAGATGAACAGCCTCAAGTAAGAGCTATGCTCTCAACAAGTTTAGTCGCGGTTATCTCTCAAGCGCTTATACCAAAAATAGGTGGGGGAAGAGTAGCAACATTTGAAATTCTTATTAATACTCCAGCAATTGCAAACCTAATAAGGGAAAACAAAACTCACCAGATCTATTCACAAATGCAACTAAACCAACAACAAACGGGAATGCAAACACAAACGCAAGTTATTTTAAAACTGCTTAAAAATCATGTAATTTCAAAAGAAGATGCATTAAGATATTCCAATAGGCCCGAAGAACTAAAAAATCTCATCCAGGCTTTGTAG
- the gatC gene encoding Asp-tRNA(Asn)/Glu-tRNA(Gln) amidotransferase subunit GatC yields the protein MQIDSKLLHRLEVLSQIQVDETKKDEILKELNRFLEFVENLNELELSNLEATFTTLEGGSTFRKDEPVLNEEIGKKILKHAPKSSDNFFIVPKIIE from the coding sequence ATGCAAATAGATTCTAAATTGTTACATAGACTTGAAGTTTTATCTCAAATTCAAGTAGATGAAACCAAAAAAGATGAGATATTAAAAGAGCTAAATAGATTCTTAGAATTCGTAGAAAACCTTAACGAACTTGAACTCTCCAACCTAGAAGCTACTTTTACAACACTTGAAGGAGGTTCTACTTTTAGAAAAGACGAACCTGTGTTAAACGAAGAGATAGGTAAAAAAATTCTTAAGCACGCTCCGAAATCTTCAGACAATTTTTTCATAGTGCCAAAAATCATAGAGTAA
- a CDS encoding type III pantothenate kinase, whose amino-acid sequence MLLCDIGNSFAHFCDGKRVWREEPDSFLEKYLDKKVYFINVNEDFKKSLIKAKNWIDLEKYTDFDTNYKGMGIDRKVLCIAVEDGVAVDAGSAITVDLMEKGVHKGGFIIPGFKRIEESYSLISKRLRFKLDFDIDLNNIPQNTKSAISYGAVKPVVLAIQDFAKNKKIYLTGGDGEKILPFLNNAEYDEKLIFKGMKKIIKEKLC is encoded by the coding sequence ATGCTACTTTGTGATATAGGAAACAGTTTTGCACATTTTTGTGATGGAAAGAGAGTTTGGAGAGAAGAGCCAGATAGCTTTTTAGAAAAATATTTGGATAAAAAGGTCTATTTTATAAATGTTAATGAAGATTTTAAAAAATCGTTAATCAAAGCTAAAAACTGGATAGATTTGGAAAAATATACAGATTTCGATACAAATTATAAAGGTATGGGAATAGATAGAAAAGTATTATGTATTGCGGTAGAAGATGGCGTCGCAGTAGATGCGGGTAGTGCGATAACTGTTGATTTGATGGAGAAAGGGGTTCACAAAGGCGGTTTTATAATTCCGGGATTTAAAAGAATCGAAGAGAGTTACTCTTTGATTTCGAAAAGACTTAGATTTAAACTCGACTTCGATATAGACTTAAACAATATTCCTCAAAACACTAAGAGTGCAATTAGTTATGGCGCTGTTAAGCCGGTGGTTTTGGCTATACAAGATTTTGCCAAAAATAAGAAAATTTATTTAACAGGCGGAGACGGAGAAAAGATTTTGCCTTTTTTGAATAATGCGGAGTATGATGAAAAATTGATATTTAAAGGGATGAAAAAGATAATAAAGGAAAAGTTATGCTAA
- the hisG gene encoding ATP phosphoribosyltransferase, whose translation MLTIALPKGRIAKETLEIFEKIFDKKFQFGERKLILEDDNFRFLLVRNQDVPTYVYHQAADIGVVGLDVLEEQRLDLVRLLDMNIGICKVAIGIKKEEELDFSKPSFKVATKMVNIARDFFSKRAIPVEIIKLYGSIELAPLIGLADMIVDIVETGETMKQNGLKPAYTIMESSAHLIANKNSFYAKKDEILDIYEKISLTIKG comes from the coding sequence ATGCTAACTATTGCGCTTCCCAAAGGTAGGATAGCAAAAGAGACTTTAGAGATATTTGAAAAAATTTTCGATAAAAAGTTTCAGTTTGGAGAAAGAAAACTAATTTTGGAAGATGATAATTTTAGATTTTTACTTGTGAGAAATCAAGATGTTCCAACGTATGTTTATCATCAAGCAGCCGATATAGGTGTAGTAGGTTTAGATGTTTTGGAAGAACAAAGACTTGATCTTGTCAGACTTCTTGATATGAATATAGGTATATGTAAAGTTGCAATTGGAATAAAAAAAGAAGAGGAATTAGACTTTTCTAAACCATCTTTCAAAGTAGCGACTAAAATGGTAAATATCGCTAGAGATTTTTTTTCAAAAAGGGCTATTCCGGTTGAGATAATAAAACTTTACGGCTCTATAGAACTAGCACCGTTAATCGGGCTTGCAGATATGATTGTTGATATTGTTGAAACCGGTGAAACTATGAAACAAAACGGTTTAAAACCCGCGTATACCATTATGGAGTCAAGCGCTCATCTTATAGCCAATAAAAACAGTTTTTACGCAAAAAAAGATGAGATACTCGATATCTATGAAAAGATATCTTTGACAATAAAAGGATAG
- a CDS encoding class I SAM-dependent DNA methyltransferase, translating into MSLDLYAKIEPYLGFEKEVGELHDIFLEKLLNLGAKKVLDIGCGSGDFLVKAKKAGIEIEGIDLSFNMVQNALKKGVNAYHKDLCEVDDKYDAAVAIFDVLNYLNSENFKKFLCCVDNVLVKNGHFICDINTLYGFEEIAQGVVAIDKDNTFISIEAEFENKELRTKIVMFEKGDNGCYKKSRGEIVQYYHDIDSLKSCKGLKLTDMDFIALFSDISDKVILTYEKV; encoded by the coding sequence TTGAGTTTAGATTTATACGCTAAAATTGAGCCTTATCTTGGATTTGAAAAAGAGGTGGGCGAACTTCATGATATTTTTTTGGAAAAACTTTTAAATTTAGGAGCGAAAAAGGTTCTTGATATTGGGTGCGGAAGCGGCGATTTTTTAGTAAAAGCTAAAAAAGCAGGAATAGAGATAGAAGGTATTGATCTTAGTTTTAATATGGTCCAAAACGCTTTAAAAAAAGGAGTAAATGCTTATCATAAAGACTTATGTGAAGTTGATGATAAATATGATGCGGCAGTGGCTATTTTTGATGTTTTAAACTACCTTAACTCCGAAAATTTCAAAAAATTCCTCTGTTGTGTCGATAATGTTTTAGTAAAAAATGGCCATTTTATTTGCGATATAAATACTCTTTACGGTTTTGAAGAGATAGCGCAAGGGGTTGTCGCTATCGATAAAGATAATACTTTTATATCTATAGAGGCAGAGTTTGAAAATAAAGAGTTAAGAACTAAGATAGTAATGTTTGAAAAAGGGGATAACGGTTGCTATAAGAAAAGTAGAGGAGAAATAGTACAATATTATCACGATATCGATAGCTTAAAAAGCTGTAAAGGTTTGAAACTTACGGACATGGATTTTATAGCACTTTTTTCCGATATTTCAGATAAAGTAATATTAACTTACGAAAAGGTATAA